A genome region from Pseudomonas anguilliseptica includes the following:
- a CDS encoding type I restriction endonuclease, with translation MEFFEKLNSLSAKIRQQASAIKTEEATKNAFVMPFINTVLGYDVFDPREVTPEFVCDIGTKKGEKIDYAILKDGEVQILIECKKIGEPLNLNHASQLFRYFHVTNARISILTNGQVYKFFTDLDAPNKMDEKPFLELDLLDIDEHAVPELVKLTKSAFDVESIVNAAGELKYVSQIKKQIALQFTKPDDDFVKFFASRVYEGMITQKVREQFAELTRKAVAQFLNDQINDRLKSAMSGAIQPSYAATTSSPADPANEQIDDTTEDKVLTTLEELEGYHIVKAIVRSVVDSKRIIQRDTQSYFGILLDDNNRKPICRLHFNRTQKYIGIFDQEKNETRHPISSLDEIYDFADQLKTTISFY, from the coding sequence ATGGAGTTCTTCGAGAAGTTAAACAGCCTTTCAGCAAAAATCCGCCAGCAGGCAAGTGCAATTAAAACGGAAGAAGCCACAAAAAACGCATTTGTCATGCCATTTATAAACACCGTTCTCGGCTATGACGTATTCGACCCAAGGGAAGTAACCCCAGAATTCGTCTGTGACATTGGGACGAAGAAAGGTGAAAAAATTGACTACGCAATATTAAAAGATGGCGAAGTTCAGATACTGATCGAATGTAAGAAAATTGGCGAACCGCTTAACCTCAACCATGCCTCACAGCTCTTCCGCTACTTTCATGTAACAAACGCCAGAATCTCAATCCTAACTAATGGTCAAGTCTATAAATTCTTCACTGACCTTGACGCCCCAAACAAAATGGATGAGAAGCCCTTCCTTGAACTCGACCTGCTAGATATCGACGAGCACGCGGTACCCGAACTTGTAAAACTTACAAAATCAGCCTTCGATGTTGAATCTATAGTCAACGCAGCGGGCGAGTTGAAGTATGTAAGCCAGATAAAAAAACAAATCGCACTTCAATTCACCAAGCCTGACGACGACTTCGTAAAATTCTTTGCATCCCGTGTTTACGAAGGGATGATCACTCAAAAAGTGCGCGAACAATTTGCAGAGTTGACCCGCAAGGCAGTCGCACAATTCTTGAACGACCAAATCAACGACCGCCTAAAGTCCGCAATGAGCGGAGCCATTCAACCCAGTTACGCGGCCACGACTTCGTCACCAGCAGATCCTGCGAATGAGCAAATTGATGACACTACAGAAGACAAGGTTCTGACCACCTTAGAAGAGCTTGAGGGCTATCACATCGTCAAAGCCATTGTGCGTTCCGTTGTTGACTCCAAACGCATTATTCAACGCGACACTCAAAGTTACTTTGGGATATTGCTAGACGATAACAATCGCAAACCGATATGCCGCTTGCACTTCAACCGCACGCAAAAATATATCGGTATTTTCGACCAAGAAAAGAACGAAACGCGCCACCCCATCAGCTCACTCGACGAAATCTATGATTTTGCTGATCAACTGAAAACAACCATAAGCTTCTACTAA
- a CDS encoding substrate-binding periplasmic protein — translation MSIRRYALAVLVSIFAAQAHAERILIAAEDDWAPYSAKRADSPEPDGFTPTLVREIFARRNIGVEFVTVPFSRCLHYAETGRTVACFNVTITDENRDQFYWHPTPMFHEGLAIFALRGRFKPELSSKDLEQYKVGITNAYTYPTDFMQNPRIERSVAQSDANLLKMLIKGRVDFIIMNTLPGQLRILDEQLGSKIERVGMISLDGFWLSFSKNHPDGERLSKIFEEELNRLIVSGRVAELELNMKARLGFRVPQDAQVGH, via the coding sequence ATGAGCATACGGCGATATGCACTGGCAGTACTTGTATCCATATTTGCTGCACAGGCCCATGCAGAACGCATCCTGATTGCCGCCGAAGATGACTGGGCACCCTACTCCGCCAAACGTGCCGACAGTCCAGAACCAGATGGCTTTACCCCAACACTGGTGCGCGAGATTTTTGCCCGGCGCAACATTGGAGTGGAGTTTGTCACCGTACCTTTCTCACGTTGCCTGCATTACGCCGAGACCGGGCGCACCGTTGCCTGCTTCAACGTCACCATCACCGACGAGAACCGTGACCAGTTCTACTGGCACCCCACGCCCATGTTCCATGAGGGCCTGGCCATCTTCGCCCTGCGCGGGCGCTTCAAACCGGAGCTCAGCAGCAAAGACCTGGAGCAGTACAAAGTCGGCATTACCAACGCCTACACCTACCCCACCGACTTTATGCAGAACCCCAGAATCGAACGCTCTGTTGCTCAGTCGGACGCCAACTTGCTCAAAATGCTGATCAAGGGCCGGGTGGACTTCATCATCATGAACACCCTGCCCGGCCAACTGCGCATCCTCGATGAACAGCTGGGTAGCAAAATCGAGCGTGTGGGCATGATCTCCCTCGATGGCTTCTGGCTGAGCTTTTCCAAAAACCATCCCGACGGCGAACGCCTGTCGAAAATATTTGAAGAAGAACTAAACAGACTCATCGTCAGCGGGCGCGTGGCGGAACTGGAACTGAACATGAAAGCGCGACTAGGCTTTCGCGTCCCGCAAGACGCTCAAGTAGGGCACTAA
- a CDS encoding zinc ribbon domain-containing protein YjdM: MSTLPPCPKCNSEYTYEDGAQLVCPECAHEWSSTDASDAADDAKVIKDSVGNVLQDGDTVTVIKDLKVKGSSLVVKVGTKVKGIRLCDGDHDIDCKIDGIGAMKLKSEFVRKV, from the coding sequence GTGAGCACGTTGCCGCCCTGCCCCAAATGCAATTCCGAGTACACCTACGAAGACGGCGCCCAGCTGGTCTGCCCGGAGTGCGCCCACGAATGGTCGAGCACTGACGCGAGCGACGCGGCAGATGACGCCAAGGTGATCAAGGATTCGGTGGGCAACGTGCTGCAGGACGGCGACACCGTCACTGTGATCAAGGACCTGAAAGTCAAAGGCTCATCCCTGGTGGTCAAGGTCGGCACCAAGGTCAAGGGCATCCGCCTGTGCGACGGCGACCACGACATCGACTGCAAAATCGACGGCATTGGCGCGATGAAGCTGAAATCCGAGTTCGTGCGCAAAGTCTGA
- a CDS encoding DUF6882 domain-containing protein — protein sequence MSDEEQKVECGVHGTSTATFLCRHLNDGEALGFNVGYDPEQPENLYPDAWCDQCDAMLEQEGEWNDRAETFAGIRLVCAECYCHIRELNWLQDEDTLHTLITDSFNYLQEQQSSFMTTYKIGEHSRWDWYQETGKLIFSNEGTPTVECDVDFVGTFSNRSDSWMWAWANESFLELVKARSREVRELGDTLNLLKLACATWSADPVDGWEMTAVMAKHLGAIGSYRAPGENGFLYMVVREARWVS from the coding sequence ATGAGCGACGAAGAGCAGAAAGTTGAATGTGGCGTGCATGGTACCAGCACAGCTACGTTCCTCTGTCGCCATCTCAATGATGGTGAGGCCCTGGGATTCAATGTGGGTTATGACCCGGAGCAGCCTGAAAATCTCTACCCCGATGCATGGTGTGATCAATGTGACGCGATGCTGGAACAAGAGGGGGAATGGAATGATCGCGCCGAGACGTTTGCGGGTATCCGCCTGGTGTGCGCAGAGTGCTATTGCCATATCCGAGAGCTTAATTGGCTTCAAGATGAAGACACGCTGCATACGCTGATCACCGATAGCTTCAACTATCTGCAAGAGCAGCAGAGCAGCTTTATGACCACCTACAAGATTGGCGAGCACAGCCGCTGGGATTGGTATCAGGAAACCGGCAAGCTTATTTTCTCGAATGAGGGCACACCGACGGTGGAGTGTGATGTCGATTTCGTAGGCACCTTCTCAAACCGTTCCGACTCCTGGATGTGGGCCTGGGCGAATGAGTCGTTTCTGGAACTGGTCAAGGCAAGGTCTCGGGAAGTCCGCGAGCTAGGTGACACATTGAACTTGCTGAAACTAGCTTGTGCCACCTGGTCGGCAGACCCGGTCGACGGCTGGGAAATGACGGCAGTGATGGCCAAGCACTTGGGCGCCATCGGCTCTTATAGAGCCCCCGGTGAAAATGGATTTCTCTACATGGTGGTACGTGAAGCCCGCTGGGTGAGCTAA
- the tnpB gene encoding IS66 family insertion sequence element accessory protein TnpB (TnpB, as the term is used for proteins encoded by IS66 family insertion elements, is considered an accessory protein, since TnpC, encoded by a neighboring gene, is a DDE family transposase.), whose amino-acid sequence MLSSNFFLEPAVMMRPDAKVEKVYLYPKPVDFRKSIDGLAALVELDIKVAVFDPVLFVFLNRARSRVKILYWERNGFCLWLKRLEAERFKSHPEPGEDAIVLTAQELNWLLDGIDLWRNRPHQVLTPRFVT is encoded by the coding sequence ATGCTGAGCTCCAATTTCTTTCTGGAGCCAGCCGTCATGATGCGCCCCGACGCCAAAGTCGAAAAAGTCTATCTATACCCCAAGCCGGTGGATTTCCGAAAATCCATCGATGGCCTGGCCGCCCTGGTCGAGCTGGATATCAAGGTGGCGGTGTTCGACCCGGTGCTGTTCGTCTTCCTCAACCGCGCGCGCAGCCGGGTGAAGATTTTGTATTGGGAGCGCAACGGCTTTTGCCTGTGGCTCAAGCGATTGGAGGCTGAACGCTTCAAGTCGCATCCGGAACCTGGCGAAGATGCGATCGTGCTGACGGCCCAGGAGTTGAACTGGTTGTTGGACGGTATCGACCTGTGGCGCAACCGGCCGCACCAGGTTTTGACCCCTAGGTTCGTCACCTGA
- a CDS encoding substrate-binding periplasmic protein: MNKYFHTGLLALLLTCSTHAVLAAPLVFITEAYPPYNFSDDNILRGIAVDILVAASQNTEQPVKRSDIQLLPWARGYHSVQKNPNTVLFSTTRTPAREKLFKWAGPIAETRVVLMARKDRHIKIDSPADLLAYRIGAIREDIGEQAVRALGVGQEQLLLSANADALSRQLDAGRIDLWAYEENVAYWFLRNAGFETAEYEDVYLLEQGELWFAFNLHVTDERIQQLQNGIDALHKTVGTFGKSRYDDILLNYL; this comes from the coding sequence ATGAATAAGTATTTTCATACTGGCCTGCTTGCACTGCTATTAACTTGCAGCACACACGCTGTACTCGCCGCCCCGCTGGTGTTTATTACCGAGGCCTACCCCCCGTACAACTTCTCCGACGACAACATCCTGCGCGGCATCGCCGTGGATATTCTGGTGGCGGCCAGCCAAAACACCGAACAACCCGTTAAGAGGAGCGACATCCAGCTCTTACCGTGGGCGCGAGGCTATCACTCCGTTCAGAAAAACCCCAACACCGTACTGTTCTCCACCACACGTACTCCTGCGCGGGAGAAACTGTTCAAATGGGCCGGGCCGATTGCCGAAACCCGCGTGGTGTTGATGGCGCGCAAGGACCGCCATATCAAAATCGACAGCCCCGCAGACCTGCTGGCCTACCGGATTGGCGCGATTCGCGAAGACATCGGCGAACAAGCCGTCCGCGCCCTCGGCGTGGGCCAGGAACAACTGTTGTTATCGGCCAATGCCGACGCCCTGAGCCGCCAGCTGGATGCTGGGCGCATCGACCTGTGGGCCTATGAAGAAAACGTTGCGTACTGGTTCCTGCGCAACGCCGGTTTCGAAACCGCTGAATATGAAGATGTCTACCTGCTGGAACAAGGCGAACTCTGGTTCGCCTTCAACCTGCACGTCACGGACGAACGCATCCAGCAACTGCAGAACGGCATTGACGCCCTGCATAAAACCGTCGGAACATTCGGCAAAAGCCGCTACGACGACATCCTGCTCAACTACCTCTGA
- a CDS encoding methyl-accepting chemotaxis protein, which yields MIKVIKENAISMDGVSSDTNKRTTAMSATLQRQLSSVEQIVTAVTEMSSAANEVAKTCVQTAEVSEQGLVATRNGKEVIGRSTSGVNNLGASIQNSSKVIQELEKETVNINNILSTIQQIAEQTNLLALNAAIEAARAGEQGRGFAVVADEVRNLAKRTQDSTEQINNILNLLVNRIKEVTVSMDQSLVESGKAIVLSEEVMAAFESIEGKVQMIRDMTMQIATATEEQHLVTEEINQNIVAINDAVTQISVQAAEVESYAQEQSGLSSELKQLVVRFRTE from the coding sequence ATGATCAAGGTGATCAAGGAGAACGCCATCAGCATGGATGGGGTTTCCAGCGATACCAACAAGCGCACCACGGCGATGTCGGCCACGCTGCAGCGCCAGTTGAGTTCGGTGGAGCAGATTGTCACTGCCGTGACCGAGATGTCGTCGGCGGCCAATGAGGTGGCCAAGACCTGCGTGCAGACCGCCGAGGTGTCGGAGCAGGGCCTGGTGGCCACGCGCAATGGTAAAGAGGTGATTGGCCGCAGCACGTCCGGGGTCAACAATCTTGGCGCCAGCATCCAGAACTCCAGCAAGGTGATTCAGGAGCTGGAGAAGGAAACGGTCAATATCAACAATATCCTCTCGACCATTCAGCAGATCGCCGAACAGACCAACCTGCTGGCCTTGAACGCCGCCATCGAAGCCGCCCGCGCGGGCGAGCAGGGGCGCGGGTTTGCGGTGGTGGCCGATGAGGTGCGCAACCTGGCCAAACGCACTCAGGACTCTACTGAGCAGATCAACAATATCCTTAACCTGCTGGTTAACCGTATCAAGGAAGTGACGGTGAGCATGGACCAAAGCCTGGTCGAGTCGGGCAAGGCTATCGTGCTGTCTGAAGAGGTGATGGCCGCCTTCGAAAGCATTGAAGGCAAGGTGCAGATGATCCGCGACATGACCATGCAGATCGCCACTGCGACCGAGGAACAGCATCTGGTGACAGAGGAAATCAACCAGAACATCGTCGCCATCAACGACGCAGTGACGCAGATATCTGTGCAGGCAGCCGAGGTGGAAAGCTACGCCCAGGAACAAAGCGGCTTGAGCAGTGAGCTGAAACAGCTGGTGGTGCGTTTCCGCACGGAGTGA
- a CDS encoding DUF1415 domain-containing protein codes for MSSTATPSAAHAIAETRAWVDRAVIGLNLCPFAKAVQVKGQVRYKVCASAEPEELLSALIDELHALANCEPSETDTTLLIHPAALSDFLDFNDFLAVVDDTLDDLGYAGILQVASFHPQFQFADTGVNDLSNATNRSPYPTLHILREASIDRAVAAFPDPEAIFEANIQTLEDLGAEGWGALQAQCRKDAQTS; via the coding sequence ATGTCCAGCACCGCCACCCCAAGCGCCGCCCACGCCATTGCCGAAACCCGCGCCTGGGTTGATCGCGCCGTGATCGGCTTAAACCTCTGCCCGTTCGCCAAGGCCGTGCAGGTCAAAGGGCAAGTACGCTATAAGGTGTGCGCCAGCGCCGAGCCGGAAGAGCTACTCAGCGCCTTGATCGACGAGCTGCACGCGCTCGCCAACTGCGAGCCAAGCGAAACTGACACCACCCTGTTGATTCACCCCGCAGCCCTTAGCGACTTTCTCGACTTCAATGATTTTCTCGCCGTGGTCGATGACACCCTAGACGACCTCGGCTATGCCGGCATCCTGCAAGTGGCCAGCTTCCACCCGCAGTTCCAGTTTGCCGACACCGGCGTCAATGATCTCAGCAACGCCACCAACCGCTCGCCCTACCCGACCCTGCATATCCTCCGCGAAGCCAGCATCGATCGCGCCGTGGCCGCCTTCCCCGACCCGGAGGCGATCTTCGAAGCCAATATCCAGACCCTGGAAGACCTCGGCGCCGAAGGCTGGGGCGCCCTGCAGGCGCAATGCCGCAAAGACGCGCAAACCAGCTAA
- a CDS encoding substrate-binding periplasmic protein, protein MRTVALCLMLLLPWAVQAEPWKVVGDEQFAPYSFVTIDDDQPRGLDVELVEAVLQEAKPPYSLRLYPWERVKRMIDRREVAMAFVFAGTPERMQQYELVGPIRTGSTVFMTSDKITLSEWIELDDLSPYTIGQVRGYAYQSEFDKADLSRDTSAQNPRQLVSMLLAGRINMIVGDRAQLMYFVREQRAEQSVRILPKPLVEMPRYVAFAKGDSARAKQFSAALERLRQAGTLDSIHKRWH, encoded by the coding sequence ATGCGTACTGTTGCGCTGTGTCTGATGTTGCTACTGCCCTGGGCTGTACAGGCCGAACCATGGAAGGTGGTCGGCGATGAGCAGTTTGCGCCCTACAGTTTTGTCACCATTGATGACGACCAGCCGCGTGGACTGGATGTCGAGCTGGTGGAGGCGGTGCTGCAGGAAGCCAAGCCCCCTTACAGCCTGCGCCTGTACCCCTGGGAGCGGGTCAAGCGGATGATTGATCGCAGGGAAGTGGCCATGGCCTTTGTGTTCGCCGGCACCCCTGAGCGCATGCAACAGTATGAGTTGGTCGGACCGATTCGTACCGGTTCCACGGTCTTTATGACCTCAGACAAAATCACCCTCAGCGAGTGGATCGAACTCGATGACCTGTCGCCTTATACCATTGGCCAGGTGCGCGGCTACGCCTACCAATCGGAATTTGATAAGGCGGACCTGTCACGCGATACCAGCGCGCAGAACCCGCGCCAACTGGTGTCGATGCTGTTGGCCGGGCGTATCAATATGATAGTTGGCGACCGGGCGCAGTTGATGTACTTCGTGCGCGAGCAACGCGCCGAGCAAAGCGTGCGCATTCTGCCCAAACCATTGGTGGAAATGCCGCGCTACGTGGCCTTCGCCAAGGGTGATAGCGCCCGTGCCAAACAGTTCTCGGCTGCGCTAGAGCGTTTAAGACAGGCTGGCACCTTGGACAGCATTCACAAACGCTGGCACTAA
- a CDS encoding LEA type 2 family protein, whose product MLASLLLTLAACSTLTPHDPLRIELVGIEPLPGEGLEARFAIKLRVQNPNDRAIDFNGVDLGLQVNQQPLLSGVSDQRGQVPRYGESILRIPVSLSAYAALRQAWGMAGYQDGQGLPYELRGKLANGLFGTWRFNDRGTLNWPQLPAPGAAR is encoded by the coding sequence CTGCTTGCCAGCCTGCTGCTCACCCTGGCTGCGTGCAGCACCCTGACCCCACACGACCCATTGCGCATCGAACTGGTCGGTATCGAACCTCTGCCTGGCGAAGGCCTGGAAGCGCGCTTCGCGATCAAACTGCGGGTACAGAATCCCAATGACCGAGCCATCGATTTCAACGGCGTGGATCTGGGGTTGCAGGTTAACCAGCAGCCGCTGCTAAGTGGCGTCAGTGACCAACGTGGGCAAGTGCCACGTTATGGCGAAAGCATTCTGCGCATTCCCGTCAGCCTTTCTGCCTACGCTGCACTGCGTCAGGCCTGGGGCATGGCCGGCTACCAGGACGGCCAGGGCCTGCCTTATGAACTACGCGGCAAACTGGCCAACGGTCTGTTCGGCACCTGGCGTTTCAATGACCGCGGCACGCTGAATTGGCCACAACTGCCAGCGCCCGGTGCAGCGCGATAA
- a CDS encoding outer membrane protein OmpK — MNRTLSSLVLAGGLLAGGQAVAGDLLHWQNNSLTYLYGQDYKIDPEIQQTITFEHASGWAIGDLFFFVDTIKYNTDATNGAGDGHTFYGEFSPRLSFGKLFNSTLEFGPIKDVLLATTHEFGEDDVESYLIGPGFDLAIPGFDYFSLNFYNRTTDGKRDGDNVWQITPVWSYTIPVGKSDIVIDGFMDWVVDNDKSYHANLHFNPQIKYDLGKAMSWGEKQLYVGIEYDYWKDKYGIEDSGFVSDNFVGATDQNTASLLVKAHF, encoded by the coding sequence ATGAACCGTACTCTTTCCTCTCTGGTCCTGGCGGGCGGGCTGCTGGCGGGCGGCCAGGCCGTAGCGGGCGACCTGCTGCACTGGCAGAACAACAGCCTGACCTACCTGTACGGCCAGGATTACAAGATCGACCCGGAAATCCAGCAGACCATCACCTTCGAGCACGCCAGCGGCTGGGCTATCGGCGACCTGTTCTTCTTCGTCGACACCATCAAGTACAACACCGACGCCACCAACGGCGCAGGCGACGGCCACACCTTCTATGGTGAATTCTCCCCGCGCCTGTCGTTCGGCAAGCTGTTCAACAGCACGCTGGAGTTCGGCCCGATCAAAGACGTGCTGCTGGCCACCACCCATGAATTCGGTGAAGACGATGTCGAGTCCTACCTGATCGGCCCAGGCTTTGACCTGGCGATCCCCGGCTTCGACTACTTCTCACTGAATTTCTACAACCGCACCACCGATGGCAAGCGCGACGGCGACAACGTCTGGCAGATCACCCCGGTGTGGAGCTACACCATCCCGGTGGGCAAATCCGATATCGTGATCGACGGCTTTATGGACTGGGTGGTGGACAACGACAAGAGCTACCACGCCAACCTGCACTTCAACCCACAGATCAAGTACGACCTGGGCAAGGCCATGAGCTGGGGTGAGAAGCAACTGTATGTCGGCATCGAATATGACTACTGGAAGGACAAGTACGGCATCGAAGACAGCGGTTTTGTCAGCGACAACTTCGTCGGCGCGACGGATCAGAACACCGCCAGCCTGCTGGTAAAAGCACACTTCTGA
- a CDS encoding endonuclease codes for MIRSFLAAECPMLRLFVLLCLLITLPAFADAPKTFNAAKKIAWRLYAERPSTFYCQCAYNGNRVDLNSCGYSPRKQLRRAQRLEWEHVVPAWVIGHQRQCWQNGGRKNCTRTDATFKAAEADLHNLVPSIGEVNGDRSNYALGMLSDKPTQYGSCPMVVNFKAKTAMPPAHTRVAAARIYLYMAERYQLRLSKIDRRTYEAWSRQYPISEWERWRNQQVGCVMGHGNPYVGAIDPSRCSPLRRAGNPQSNSG; via the coding sequence ATGATCCGCAGCTTTTTGGCTGCCGAGTGCCCCATGCTGCGTCTGTTTGTCCTGCTTTGCCTGTTAATTACTTTGCCCGCCTTCGCTGACGCCCCGAAAACCTTCAACGCCGCGAAAAAAATTGCCTGGCGGTTATATGCCGAACGCCCCAGCACCTTCTATTGCCAATGCGCCTATAACGGAAACCGGGTCGACCTCAACAGCTGTGGCTACAGCCCGCGCAAACAGCTGCGCCGTGCCCAACGTCTGGAGTGGGAACATGTGGTGCCAGCCTGGGTGATCGGCCATCAGCGTCAGTGCTGGCAGAACGGTGGACGCAAGAACTGCACCCGCACAGACGCCACGTTCAAGGCCGCCGAAGCCGACCTGCACAACCTGGTGCCGAGCATCGGCGAGGTAAACGGCGACCGCTCCAACTACGCCCTCGGCATGCTCAGCGACAAACCCACGCAGTACGGAAGCTGCCCGATGGTGGTCAACTTCAAGGCGAAAACCGCCATGCCGCCGGCCCATACGCGCGTGGCAGCAGCGCGCATCTATCTGTATATGGCCGAGCGTTACCAACTGCGACTGTCCAAAATCGACCGCCGCACCTACGAAGCCTGGAGCCGCCAATACCCGATCAGCGAGTGGGAGCGCTGGCGCAATCAGCAGGTCGGCTGCGTGATGGGCCACGGCAACCCCTATGTCGGTGCCATCGACCCCAGCCGTTGCAGCCCGCTACGCCGCGCCGGCAACCCGCAAAGCAACAGCGGTTAA
- a CDS encoding IS5 family transposase: MKQMTFADAEYAGKRKQTRKELFLIEMDRVVPWKGLIALIEPHYPKGEGGRPSYPLMAMLRVHLMQNWFGYSDPAMEEALYETTILRQFAGLTLERIPDETTILNFRRLLEKHELAAGILAVINGYLGDRGLSLRQGTIVDATLINAPSSTKNKNGKRDPEMHSTKKGNQYYFGMKAHIGVDDESGLVHSVVGTAANVADVTQVDKLLHGEENMVGADAGYTGVEKRPEHEGRQVIWQVAARRSTYKKLGKRSALYKAKRKIEKAKAQVRAKVEHPFRVIKRQFGYVKTRFRGLVKNTAQLVTLFALSNLWMARRDLLTNAGEVRP, encoded by the coding sequence ATGAAGCAGATGACCTTCGCCGACGCCGAGTACGCCGGCAAGCGCAAGCAGACCCGCAAAGAATTGTTCCTGATCGAGATGGATCGGGTAGTGCCATGGAAAGGGTTGATCGCTTTGATCGAGCCGCATTATCCAAAGGGTGAAGGCGGCCGACCGTCCTATCCGCTGATGGCGATGCTGCGAGTGCATCTGATGCAAAACTGGTTCGGTTACAGCGATCCGGCGATGGAAGAGGCGCTGTACGAGACCACCATCCTACGCCAGTTTGCCGGGCTGACTCTGGAGCGCATTCCTGACGAAACCACCATCCTCAACTTCCGCCGCTTGCTGGAAAAACACGAACTGGCTGCCGGCATCCTGGCCGTGATCAATGGCTACCTGGGTGACCGTGGTTTGTCGCTGCGCCAAGGCACCATCGTCGATGCCACGCTGATCAACGCGCCGAGTTCAACCAAGAACAAGAACGGTAAGCGTGACCCTGAGATGCACTCAACCAAGAAAGGCAATCAGTATTACTTCGGCATGAAGGCGCACATCGGGGTGGATGACGAGTCTGGCTTGGTGCACAGCGTGGTGGGTACTGCCGCCAACGTGGCGGATGTCACCCAGGTCGATAAGCTGCTGCACGGCGAGGAAAACATGGTGGGGGCCGATGCCGGATATACCGGTGTCGAGAAGCGCCCCGAGCATGAGGGCCGTCAAGTGATCTGGCAGGTTGCAGCACGGCGTAGCACTTACAAGAAACTCGGTAAGCGCAGCGCGCTGTACAAAGCCAAGCGCAAAATCGAGAAGGCCAAGGCCCAAGTGCGAGCCAAGGTCGAGCATCCGTTTCGGGTGATCAAGCGTCAGTTCGGTTATGTGAAGACGCGCTTCCGTGGCCTGGTCAAAAACACGGCGCAACTGGTGACTTTATTCGCGCTGTCAAATCTGTGGATGGCGCGCCGAGATTTACTGACGAATGCAGGAGAGGTGCGCCCGTAA